TGGTGTCCCGATTTTGCTGTGGTCTATGGGGTGACAGTGAGTAATCTGTAGTTATTTAAGCCATGGCTGCGAGAAAATTATCTTTGATTTTAGCATTCATGTTTAAGAAAAGTCCGGCAAAGCAAATACCCTTGTTCTGATCTAATATGGCAGTCAAACCATGCACTAGGAGAAGAAATCTAATGCATAGACTTAAGTAAATAGGCCAAGCTATATTGGTATATCCAGTATCTGAAGGTAAATGGTTGATGCTCTAATTTTTTCTCATCAACAGTTAGTTTTTCAGCACTTGCATGTCTGGAAACCGGTTGGATTGGCATATTAGGAAACTGCACACACAAAAACAGTATGATGGACTTATTTATTGAAGCCTATGGATTAGGATTCTTCTACTTGTATGCTTTAAAGGGTTTGTCTGTGATATTAGGTCAGAACACAGAGAGTTAAAGCTGATCTAATATCTGTGGTCTGTTTTGCTATTTGTGTTTTAATTTGAAGAATGATTTTTTTATCATCCCTCTATTAGTGTACCATGGGAAAAACCATAAGCTGGTGGGTGCAATTATTCTTATAAACTAATTCCCTCCCTGGTAAGTTCATCCCGGTGGAGCAGAGCTTGCCATTGTTGTACTCATGCTGCATTTTGTATTTTTCTCCGATGCATTGGCCCTATTCCGAACGCAGGAACCCATCAGAATTCTGGACAAATCGTTCTGTTCTATGCACAGTTCCTGCATTCCGGACATGCCTCTGGTATAATTAACACAAAATGTAGTCCacaatatgataagtaagttgaggAATGGCCATATCTAGCAGCAACAAATGCTCATGGATTGATTAACACTTGAATTTCAGATGATTTATTTTTGTTCCCTGCAGAAGTTCCAGTGTGATGTAGTGATATGATGGCTTAACTTTATGGTGTCATGCTTTTTTTTACAGGATACACCAAAAAATATCTACGCCCCAAAATTTGGAAGATCACCAAGAATTAGCAGGATAACACGAGTGCTGAATTCTGGAAATGGATCGTGGGCGATATGCTCCACAGCATGGATGGGAGAACAACAGTGTAATTGCAGCCTTTTTCTTTATTAACTACCAAGGATGCTGAAGATAGCAGATCTAGTGGCATGTGATTGCCTTCCGTGTAACAAGCGTTATGTTGTAAATAAATTCAAGAAGCGGCCGTTGCTTAAATGGAATGGATTTACCTGCCTGTTCTGTAGACTTTGCTGCTGACTCAACTTACTCTGTTGAATCTACAGGCACCTGATGGGTATGGCGCCATTAATGAGCCAGACTTTAGGTGAGTCAAGTATTTCCTGTTAAAATATGCATATAAACACCAAGTGCTTCTTATATGTACTTAATATTGGTACCTTGTATTCTTAAAGTAGATGTAATGTTTGTCCATTTATATTTGACATGCATTTCCCCCTTGAAGTGCTTTGTCATATTACCATATTCCTACTGCTAAGTGCTAACTCAATTTGCAGGGCTGGTGAATCCTACATTGGTAGGAGATATGTGGATGAAGGCTTTCCTAGTGATCGAAGGGGTGGATTTGGTCCAGATATACATGATAGAAATATGTATCCACCACCACCCTCTGCTGGCACCATGTGGTCTCAGCCTCGAAGAAATTTCGATGAAGAATTTGCAACTACAAAAGAGTACAGAAGGTACACTTCTGATTTTTGCAATGATGGGAATATCATGAATTTGATTCCTATAGTGGGGTTGAAAGACTGTGATAATTATCGTGTTACttcaaaaaaaaagaagagaatgACTGTTAATCTGGTTGTTATGATTTTTCTGTTCATAGGAACAAAAGGATTGGAAGTAGAGATCGTGGGGAGTTTGGTGCTGAGTTTGCAGACCGTTACCAAGGCGGAGAAGATAACTATGAGAGAGATCATCAATACGGACGCTACAGCTGTGATTCGGACTATGAGAGGAGCAGGAGAGATAGTAGTCGGAGAAGACTTGACTCGTTTGAGCATGAACGTGAAAGAAAAGGGTTAAGTCATGAAAGAGACGAAAGCCCATATGTCCGCCATAGCCGTTCTCGGTCACGTGGGCGTGATAACCGATCAAGATCTCGGTCAAGGTCATGGTCTCCACGTGGCAAAAGTCGTAATTGGGGCCAAAGGGATGGCTTCTATGATGATACTCGCTTTGAGAGAAGAGGAGAACAGGACTGGGATGAAAGAAGGCATGATGATTTGGTGGTGAGGACTGAGGACTGAGGGCATACTTATATTTTCCTTTCGTGTTTTATAACATATAAAAGCTAATTAAATTTGCATTATTACTTGCAGGCGCCATCTGCGACTGTTGTTCTTAAGGGTCTGTCCCAGAAGACCAATGAAGATGACCTATATCAGATTCTTGTACAAGTTCCTCGTCATAAACTGTTAAAAGTGGTTGGAAGTGTATTGTCTCGTTCATTTTAATCATTTGGGTCTGGTCTCTTTTAGGCTGAGTATGGCCCTCTTCGTAGTGTGCGTGTGATCAAGGAACGACCCTCCGGCGTGTCTCGAGGATTTGCTTTTATTGACTTCCCTACTGTGGTACTAACCGTACAAGTGCTCGGAGCTGTTAATTACTGATTTAGACTGCCAATTGCTGTTATGCTCACAAAGATTTGTGTGCTCCAACAGGAAGCTGCCCGCAAAATGAAGGAAGCTACTGGAGACAATGGCCTTCTAATTGATGGTAGGCAGATATTTTCTGAGTACAGGTCTGTGTCCTTACCTTCAAGATGCAGTGCAAATTATTCGTGTGGTGCAGTTGTTGATTATGCAACTTCAGAATTGCCGTTAAGCTAATGTCTTTCTGAAATTTTTATACAATAGCTTTACAATTGTAAGAACTGCAAAGCTTGTACACTGCTCGAATCAATTAGTATGGACACCATACTTGGTTACTGTCGTGCCATAAGAATCCATGATTGTGGAACCACTGGTTCTCTTTTGTCTCACAATCATCATGTTAGTAATTCTCACTGGAGCTTGCATTGTTATGCCAAACTGTCAGATGACTCTCTCTTGGTGTACCTTTTTGTGTTTACTACCGTTTGAACAAGTTCTGTCTGCCCATTAGCAATCCAAGCTAATTGCCAACTGCCATCCACTGATCCAAATTGCACATGATGTAGGcaaaatcaaatgagacaataattTATAGTTTATTTGCTGGCATTAAAGATTGGCATAATAGATTTTGTTTTGATACTTTGCCAGCTTTGAATGCTATTCTTGTATTGTATGTCATTTATTTGTACATGAGGTCACTATGCAGAAAGGGACATCCGGAGGAGATTAAATAGAACATTAACTTTAACTTGTACAGAAATGACTTTTTGAGCCGTTATATTCTCTCTTCTAAAGATTTTTGCTCTTATATACCATAGTCCTTTTGTGCTCATAGTCATATTCCTTATCTATTATGTTTGTGCTGTAACAATTTCTGCTGACTGCCATCATCCCTGCAGTAGTAAACCAACTGGTGGGACGAGTGGTGATTCTTTTGGACAAGAACATATTACGAGGTCTACCTACGGGCGCAGGACCATATCCACAGCATGTGATTGGATATGTACTATATGTGGCTGTATGAATTTTGCCCGCAGAACCTCCTGTTTTCAGGTATATTCTGGTCTCATGTAATGCAAATTACTGTGTAGCAATTCTTTATTAGGAAGTTAAGTTATGCTTTACATACAGAAAATGGAGATATTGGTATTTAAGAAAGCAAATTGCATTACTCTGAAATCTAATTTGCTTCATTTCCCCCCAGTCAATGGTGTGATCTACACTTAATTCCTTCCAAATGCAATGTGTTTTCCACTTAGTCTGGTTTAATCGCTGAGGGCACCTTTCTTTGTTTTCCCATTTAATCGCAATATATCTCTTGGCTCTTGTTAACATTGAGTTGCAAAACCTAGTCCGGAAAAGTGGGTGTCTTGTAGCAGTTCAATTATCTGTGATTTCTTGAACAATTATTAATTACATCACCCAGATGTTGGATGGATTGGACTTCATGTCTATGTGAAGTATCTATATGggcctgtttggtttgtgactatctttgccatcttTGCCACATGTTGCGAtattatttttgccacacttgcctaacttgaggtgCTTAAATTTTTAGACATATTTTGGGTTGCctcagggaatcttgccacactttttgtgtgtatgccatgtggcgcTTATTGCTCATTAAATAATTTTTGCCTGAGGTGTGGCCAGAACCGAACGCCCAcctacttggtcaaacttgcctaacttgAGGTGTGGCAaattgtggctaggaaccaaacagacCCTATATCCTTGCAACTGCAATGCTATCTGTTGTCCACTCCAACTAAATTATCTTTCGAAGAAAAACCAAATTCAGTCGTCCAAATCTCAACAACAGTTATATAACTCACGTATTTGCCACTGCTTGCATTTTTTTGGGGGTGTTGTCATAATGggttataaaaataaaaatagaaggaAGAAAATAATAAAGTCAAAACCTTGGATCATCGATAGATCATGGACATGTCTACACTCTGGTAACATAGGACCCTGCTCCTCCATGTCCACATAAATTATTTGCTTGcaggatgttttctgaacatcaaaCTGTGGAAAAACATATCTTCCAAAACATGTCACCTCTTTTTGGCTCTGCCGGACCTGGTTCTGGTTTTTGAAACCTGGCAATAGCACCTTTGAGATAATAAGTTGTGTTCAATTTAGtaagatttgagaataactcatGTCCCATGCTGCCTTAGTTACATGGTAACGGGCTAAAGGCTGACAAATAACAGCTGTTGGATAATTACTTGTCTACTTGTAAGTTCGTGGTTGCTCTTGCTTTCCGTTTCCAGCTAATTGCATGTTTACTTGTATTCTCACAGTGCAACGAGCCACGTACTGACGATGCTCCACCAGCTGATGCAGCATCTTCCATTCAACCGTTTGGCAAACGGGGATCTGAAATAGGCAAGTTTGTGTCTTGTTTTTAGAATTATGTGAAATATGTAGTACATTGCCTAATTATATACTGTCATTGCAGGTCCAACTCATGTCTTAGTTGTTCGTGGTCTGGATGAAAATGCTGACGAGGAAATGCTTCGATATGAATTTGCTAAACATGCTCCAATAAAGGTAGGCAGAAGCTATTAACTCTTGTAACTATAATTGTTTCTTTTCTGTAGAGTTACATGTCAAACTCTCTGCAGGATATCCGGCTTGTTCGGGACAAATTTACTCATGTGTCTAGAGGTTTTGCATTTGTCCATTTTCATTCGGTAAGTACTAGTGGATCACTAGGAGTAGGTTTTATCTGATGTAAATTTTTGACAGTCGCTATACATCCATCTGTGCTAGGTTGAAGATGCCACGAAAGCTCTTGAAGCTACAAATGGGATTAGACATGAGAAAAATGGCCAGGTGTTACGTGTAGCCTATGCTAAAAGCACGCTTGGACCTGCATCGGTGGCTTCACAGTCAAacagccttgctgcagcagccatcgAGGCTGCATCATTTGCCCAGCAGGTCTGTTATAGTAATACATATTTTTGGTCAAATTGATAAGCCATACTACCTTGCCTTTTTTTTGGTAGTTAATTAAGACTTCGTCATGCTTTCATGTTACTATCTCCATTTCAAATATAGGCATTATCTTGGTCACTGACATGATCTAAAATACAGACACTTAGCTGTTACATTTTGCGTACACATAATTTTAAAACGTACGCTACACATTCTAGAACTGCATCTATTTATTTCGGGGTatatagtttttgccgattctatACATGGTCTGGTTATTTACTCTTATTTACCTTTTCGATCAGTATGATGCTGTGGGTTGGGCCCCAAAAGAGTACAATGCTGAGGACAATGTAGATGGTAATTCAGAATCTCAGAAAGATGTTTCTGCTCCACAGTCCGGATTTGTTTGGGATGAGAAATCGGGCTATTACTTTGATTCTTCTTCTGGATTCTATTATGATGGAAATACTGGTAAGTACGCAAGTATACTGTTGCTATCTGAAAGCTTATCTGTGCAGCTGAAACAGTTCTGCTACACTCCCCTTGCCTTGGGAGATGTTTATGACTGAATTTATTAAATTGTTCTTATTTCAGGCCTTTACTACGACAGTAATGTTGGAGTTTGGTATTCGTATGATCAGAAAACTCAACAGTATCTTCCATGTAATGAAAGCAACAACAGTAAGGCAACCGGGGACATGGCCAATGAAAGTCAAAGTAATGGCGGTAAGAAAGTGGTGATTTCTGCACCTGCAGCCACGGTTAAACAAAGTGAGAAAACTTCATTGCCTGAAGCTGTTCAAGCTGCGGCCAATGCAGCGTTGGCTgctgaaaagaaagaaaaagagaaagcaaAGGAGATAAAGTTGGCCTCGAAAACTAATCTTTTAGCCAATAAGAAGAAGATGAATAATGTCCTAGCAATGTGGAAGCAAAGGAATAAAGAAGGCCAGGCTACACATGTTGCCCTTGATGATAAGGAACCATCCAGATCCGTTGTTGACAAATTAAACAATTCATCCAGTGCGATTGGATTCTCATTGAAGGCCAAACCTAAGTCTGATATTGGAAATTCTAAGGACATGAACTTGGTTGCTGGATATAATTCTCTTGGCCGCGAAACTGGAGGCTCTCAAATACTGGATTCTGACATAAAGCCTAGGCCTGTTAGTAATAGCTTAGGAACTACTGTTATGGGTGTGATAAGAGGTTCTGGCAGGGGAGCAGTCAACACATTTCATGCATCATCTGATGCTGGTGGCAGTATTTCTTCTGATATAACCGCAAGCACAAGTGTGCTAATGACAAACACCGAGACACACACTGCTTCCACACCCTTCAAAACAGATTTATCTTCTCTAGGATCATATGCTTCACCTGCAGTTTCTGGGAGTGCTAAGCGACGGTTCTCCGAGGCACCAGGGCAATCTCAGTACAGAGATCGGGCTGCAGAAAGACGAAGTCTATATGGATCAACTTCATCGCTTCCCAATGATGGACTGGATACAAGTAAGAATACACTTTCTTTATTTCTCATCATGACACATTGTACAGTTGTTTCTTCTTTCCTAGACTCATTTCTAGAGCACAATATGTCACGAACAAAATAGTGCCCTTACTCTGATAAATTTTGTGactctcatttgtgttctactgagTGCTGACAGTATATCCAGCCTTTATTTATTAGGCCGAACTTGGTGTGGATGGACTCTGTTGCTTGATCCTACGCAATTATGCATTATAGGACCAATGTTTTCCGTCTTGCTTGTTCAAGATCTGTATTAATATTCTGGAAATTCCTTGTTAAGCTGGTGAATATTCGTCTCGAAAGGGTTCAAGTGAGATGGGATCAATGCCATTTCCTCCAGGGGTGGGTGAACGTTCTGTTGGTGAAAGTGACAACACtgaaaattatgaggtgatcactGCTGACAGAGCAATAGACGAAAACAATGTGGGCAATCGAATTCTGCGCAACATGGGCTGGCAAGAAGGACTGGTATGTTTACCTATTTCTCAGCTTTTAGCCTCTTGGATGCTGCATTGGATCACACAAGTTTTTAGTGCCTCCATAATTTTCTTGCTTTTGCTGTTTCTATATTTTTGAAAACCATTCTGctgttgttgttttaataaaatcaaTTGTGCATGGCCTCTTATCTTAATATGTTGAATGTTTTTTTTTCAATCCCTTTGTAACTTGGCTCACCTTATCTTTAATAATTGCTTGTTTGTCACTCTTGACTGAGCTAATATTATTTTTTTGCATCTTTTGTTTAATTGGAAAATTGCTAAAGTTACTGTGAATAAATTATAAACTTAATATATTTTTAGCTTAAAACATTTATTGGGCATAAACTGTTAGGCACACAAAGTTAATACGACTACAGATGGATCAGTTTGCCAATAATTCCTACAGAATGGAAGCTGGGTGTCTTGAACATTCCTTCTGACGTGAGCATGTATTGGTATTTTTCCCTTGCAACTATTTTGCAAAATACCCAGGGCCTTGGAAAGGATGGCAGTGGCATCAAGGAGCCGGTGCAGGCCAAGCCTGGTGACGTGAGAGCCGGGCTTGGTAGTCAGCAGAAGAGAGCTGCTGACCCATCACTGGAGGCCCGAGCTGGCGATAGCTATAAAACCATAATCCAGAAGAAGGCCATTGCGAGATTCAGGGAGATGTCCTAAGTGCTTTCTTTATTTCATCGTCGTGTATAATTAGTCCGGATACTCGTTTTTATCGGTGTTAATGTCAAAACCCCCAATGCTGTGTGCATTTGTACTGTTAAATTTATCTTATGTGTCTGGCTCCATAAATCTTGGTGTAATTTAAGCACCGAGTACAGATTTAATTTGTGTACTCACATTGTTCTGAAACTAGCTCTGTACCTGTTTTTCTTTTCTTGCCTACTTGAATTCAATGGTATCGAAATTTACCTGTTAGTGGAAATCGTCGCTTGCGCACTAGAAGAAAGTATGTTGCACGTTTGGCATGGTGCACAGCTAGTCTACTGCTGTGTTCTGTTTTCCCCTGAAAAGTTATGTCAAGCAAAAATTAGAATAAGAAACTCACGGGAATGAAAGTAACACGAGACAAAAATAAAAGCCAAAAGGATTCTCTTGGCAACCACATTTTTATAGTTGCAAGGAAGAGTTAGGTTTACTGTAGCTACAATAACATCCCTTGATAAGTCTAGCACAGTTTGTCCCCGTCGGACGGCCAAGATCGTGGAAAATTGCAGAGGATTTGGTCGTATACTGAGAGATTTTTTATGATAAAATGGCACGTATTTCCTGGGATTTTGATCTGGTCAcactttgtttttttccttgtaaGATGACAACATGTTTGACTGACTGTTGGACAAAATGGCACAGAATGAAGATTTTCTATATTTCCATGTGTGGGCCCACCCGTCATATATACTTCGGGCGAGTCTGCCCTCCATTGTTTTTTCCTCTGGTTCGATCGACTGCTCGGTACAGAAGTGCCCGATCCAAATCACAGGCACCCACTGAGAGTGcactagagggagagagagagggagcagcgcaGCCGCATGGCGACGCTGCCACAGCGGTTCAAGCTGCTGGCGACGCGGTGCGCGGCGGGGGCGCCCAGCCCCTCGCGCAGCCCCGCGCCGTCCTACGCCACCAGCCCCGGGTAccgcctccggcgccgccgcgggTCGCGCCTGCGCCGCTTCCTCTGCCGCCGCGTCGGCGGCGGGCTGCCGGAGCCCGCGGGGCGCCGGGAGGAGGACAAGAAGCCGCTGGTGGGCCGCGGGAGCCGCACGCTGAGGGATCTGTTCGTCGCGTCGCCGGAGGCGGGGCGCACCCGGCGCGGATGCGGCTGCGAcgccgacagcgacgacgacgacgacgaggaggcggGGCGCGCCGGCTCCGGCGGCGCGTTGGGGGCGGCCAGCGGAGGGGGCGGGAGGAGGTTCCGGGCCGCCGGCGGgggcctccggagcctcctgatgCGGCGGAGCTGGCGGCCGGTGCTGGTGGCGATCCCGGAGAGCGAGGGCAAGATCGAGCTCGGCGCCATCGAGGAGTAGATCAGCGACATGACAAGAATTGCATTCCCCCGGCCGCCGGCCGCCACGGATCGGAGCCGGGAATCTCGCGTCGCTTTCCGCCGTCCGTCCTCTTTTCCTTTCTTGATGATTGTTTGTCTCTTTTCCCCACCTTTCGTAGGCGTCTGTCCGTCCCTGTGAATACGGAAATAGTACCAGATTACTGCCACACTGTTATCCCAAACCGTGAGTGCGCAGGCAAAGTTGACAAATTTGACCTCAAAGCGAAAGCATTTCACAAACTAAACTGCTTTTGAAAATATTTCACACTGCTGGTCCTTTTGTGTAGCGCCCGACAACAAGGCGCTGCACTCTACTGTGCAACTCCTTAcagctaggcgctgcacagtgtAGTGCAACTCCttagagctaggcgctgcacagtgtGGCGTCTAAGTGTTAGGCGTTGCACAGTAGAGTGCAGCGCCTTGCTGTCAGACACTGCACATTAAAAATCAATCGGGTGAAATACTTTCAAAAACAGTTTAGTTTGTGAAATAGTTTCGATCTAAGATCAAATTTGTGCCTTTTGCCGAGTGCACAAGAACAAAGGCGGTGTGTGCCCGGTGATCTTGTCAGTAATAGGAGCACTGCAGTTCGTTAGACAAAGCCAGGTGCAGCAATGCATGATGACTGATGGGTACTCCAGAGTAGAGTAGTAGCTCCGGTGATCTTGTCAGCAATGGGAGCACTGCACTTAGACAAGGCCAGACGCAGCAATGTGTGCTCCAGTAGAGTGGTACTGATGATGTACCTGCAGCAATGCCAACACAGGTTATCCGACAAATGTTTACTGGCAAGATAACTTGAACCAGCGTAGTAGTAGAACCTACAGGGGTAGAGCTTTATTTATGTCTGCACTGTGGCACAGCTTCATTTGTGACCACACACAATCAATGAATCTGGAGTTGGATGTGCCTGGGCCTGCATGCGTTATTAGTTTAACCGACCAATGGGCCAGCGTGTCCAGGTACAATCAACTGATGATCAGCTCAGCTCGGACAGATATTATATTTTTCAACTGAGCGAGCCATGTGAGTTTTTCGCACGCTGAAAAAGTGGCACCAACACACGTTCAGCTGTTCAGAAGAGATAAGAAACGAAATCGCAATGCAATCCAATCCAATTACTACCAAAGATGAGGACCAGTAATACCGTCTATGTAGTACATAATTCGTTTTCGGAGGTGAAAAATGAAAACTATTCCTTCCCGGGCTCGCCGCTGGGCGTGGGGACGAAAGTGAGGAGATGGATCACCCGGCGCCGTCGTGAGGGCAACCCGACGGCAACCGTTTTGTCCGGATGGTCGGAGGTTCGGGTCAGGTACCAACACTGGGAGCGACAATGCACGAGATATCTATCTTGGGTCCAATGCATCTCATCATAGGCGTCCGAGCCTATAGCCTGTCTAAAATGGTGGTGGTATCTATCACCAAGGAGTGGAATCGCTGGTACGTTGCGATGTTCATGAATAAACAGCTACAGTAGAGATGAAAATAGAAGGAAAGGTTACTTCAAATGAAAGAAGCCACCCCGAAAGCTGACCTTCACTTGTTTTGTGATCGTAGACCTTCTAAAATGATTATTCGATTCTCCTTTTGAAAGAAGGCAAGAGACTTGCTAGTTTCATTGATTAACAAAAAGGTTTAGACATAAGCTGCGAGGCAGCAAAATGAAAAGGTCTACCCTTGCAACATAACAATACTCAGCTCCCATCTATTCCTTCCCAACACCCCGTCTGCCTGGTCCCGTGCTGTTTGTGGTCGCAATGCTGCTAGAGATCTCGTCGAGCCCAAAAACGTTTTCAGGTTTGCGGCCAAGGTTTGAGAAAAACACCACCTTTTTATTCCCACTTTTCACAATGATTGCAAGTTTCTGGTTCATCTGTTTGATTTCCTAGAGGAATTTTGTCTCCTGTCTGCAGATGAGGCGGCCCTGCGAGACGATGCATGTCTCTGTCTTGCCGCCTCTGTCAAACTGCAAGGGGTTTTGGAGACGGCGGGGCAAGTGTCAGGCGGTGCGTGACGTTGATGAGAATACCGATTTCTTCCACGCACAAACTTCCCAGCGCGGGCAATCGGACGCAATCTGTGCCCTGAACATCGACGACAAGATGGTTTTGGGCCACACGGCTAAGGCCGGTGCTCTCCTTtgcttctgttggaaatatgccctagaggcaataatagtttattattatatttccgtattcataattaagagttcaTATTTCATGGTATaaatgctatgatcctggaatacttgatttagtggaaaactcatatgcacgtgtgaaataAGAAAT
The Triticum dicoccoides isolate Atlit2015 ecotype Zavitan chromosome 3A, WEW_v2.0, whole genome shotgun sequence genome window above contains:
- the LOC119269853 gene encoding SUPPRESSOR OF ABI3-5-like isoform X2, encoding MDRGRYAPQHGWENNSAPDGYGAINEPDFRAGESYIGRRYVDEGFPSDRRGGFGPDIHDRNMYPPPPSAGTMWSQPRRNFDEEFATTKEYRRNKRIGSRDRGEFGAEFADRYQGGEDNYERDHQYGRYSCDSDYERSRRDSSRRRLDSFEHERERKGLSHERDESPYVRHSRSRSRGRDNRSRSRSRSWSPRGKSRNWGQRDGFYDDTRFERRGEQDWDERRHDDLVAPSATVVLKGLSQKTNEDDLYQILAEYGPLRSVRVIKERPSGVSRGFAFIDFPTVEAARKMKEATGDNGLLIDGRQIFSEYSKPTGGTSGDSFGQEHITRSTYGRRTISTACDWICTICGCMNFARRTSCFQCNEPRTDDAPPADAASSIQPFGKRGSEIGPTHVLVVRGLDENADEEMLRYEFAKHAPIKDIRLVRDKFTHVSRGFAFVHFHSVEDATKALEATNGIRHEKNGQVLRVAYAKSTLGPASVASQSNSLAAAAIEAASFAQQYDAVGWAPKEYNAEDNVDGNSESQKDVSAPQSGFVWDEKSGYYFDSSSGFYYDGNTGLYYDSNVGVWYSYDQKTQQYLPCNESNNSKATGDMANESQSNGGKKVVISAPAATVKQSEKTSLPEAVQAAANAALAAEKKEKEKAKEIKLASKTNLLANKKKMNNVLAMWKQRNKEGQATHVALDDKEPSRSVVDKLNNSSSAIGFSLKAKPKSDIGNSKDMNLVAGYNSLGRETGGSQILDSDIKPRPVSNSLGTTVMGVIRGSGRGAVNTFHASSDAGGSISSDITASTSVLMTNTETHTASTPFKTDLSSLGSYASPAVSGSAKRRFSEAPGQSQYRDRAAERRSLYGSTSSLPNDGLDTTGEYSSRKGSSEMGSMPFPPGVGERSVGESDNTENYEVITADRAIDENNVGNRILRNMGWQEGLGLGKDGSGIKEPVQAKPGDVRAGLGSQQKRAADPSLEARAGDSYKTIIQKKAIARFREMS
- the LOC119269853 gene encoding SUPPRESSOR OF ABI3-5-like isoform X3, giving the protein MDRGRYAPQHGWENNSAPDGYGAINEPDFRAGESYIGRRYVDEGFPSDRRGGFGPDIHDRNMYPPPPSAGTMWSQPRRNFDEEFATTKEYRRNKRIGSRDRGEFGAEFADRYQGGEDNYERDHQYGRYSCDSDYERSRRDSSRRRLDSFEHERERKGLSHERDESPYVRHSRSRSRGRDNRSRSRSRSWSPRGKSRNWGQRDGFYDDTRFERRGEQDWDERRHDDLVAPSATVVLKGLSQKTNEDDLYQILAEYGPLRSVRVIKERPSGVSRGFAFIDFPTVEAARKMKEATGDNGLLIDGRQIFSEYSSKPTGGTSGDSFGQEHITRSTYGRRTISTACDWICTICGCMNFARRTSCFQCNEPRTDDAPPADAASSIQPFGKRGSEIGPTHVLVVRGLDENADEEMLRYEFAKHAPIKDIRLVRDKFTHVSRGFAFVHFHSVEDATKALEATNGIRHEKNGQVLRVAYAKSTLGPASVASQSNSLAAAAIEAASFAQQYDAVGWAPKEYNAEDNVDGNSESQKDVSAPQSGFVWDEKSGYYFDSSSGFYYDGNTGLYYDSNVGVWYSYDQKTQQYLPCNESNNSKATGDMANESQSNGGKKVVISAPAATVKQSEKTSLPEAVQAAANAALAAEKKEKEKAKEIKLASKTNLLANKKKMNNVLAMWKQRNKEGQATHVALDDKEPSRSVVDKLNNSSSAIGFSLKAKPKSDIGNSKDMNLVAGYNSLGRETGGSQILDSDIKPRPVSNSLGTTVMGVIRGSGRGAVNTFHASSDAGGSISSDITASTSVLMTNTETHTASTPFKTDLSSLGSYASPAVSGSAKRRFSEAPGQSQYRDRAAERRSLYGSTSSLPNDGLDTTFIY
- the LOC119269853 gene encoding SUPPRESSOR OF ABI3-5-like isoform X1, giving the protein MDRGRYAPQHGWENNSAPDGYGAINEPDFRAGESYIGRRYVDEGFPSDRRGGFGPDIHDRNMYPPPPSAGTMWSQPRRNFDEEFATTKEYRRNKRIGSRDRGEFGAEFADRYQGGEDNYERDHQYGRYSCDSDYERSRRDSSRRRLDSFEHERERKGLSHERDESPYVRHSRSRSRGRDNRSRSRSRSWSPRGKSRNWGQRDGFYDDTRFERRGEQDWDERRHDDLVAPSATVVLKGLSQKTNEDDLYQILAEYGPLRSVRVIKERPSGVSRGFAFIDFPTVEAARKMKEATGDNGLLIDGRQIFSEYSSKPTGGTSGDSFGQEHITRSTYGRRTISTACDWICTICGCMNFARRTSCFQCNEPRTDDAPPADAASSIQPFGKRGSEIGPTHVLVVRGLDENADEEMLRYEFAKHAPIKDIRLVRDKFTHVSRGFAFVHFHSVEDATKALEATNGIRHEKNGQVLRVAYAKSTLGPASVASQSNSLAAAAIEAASFAQQYDAVGWAPKEYNAEDNVDGNSESQKDVSAPQSGFVWDEKSGYYFDSSSGFYYDGNTGLYYDSNVGVWYSYDQKTQQYLPCNESNNSKATGDMANESQSNGGKKVVISAPAATVKQSEKTSLPEAVQAAANAALAAEKKEKEKAKEIKLASKTNLLANKKKMNNVLAMWKQRNKEGQATHVALDDKEPSRSVVDKLNNSSSAIGFSLKAKPKSDIGNSKDMNLVAGYNSLGRETGGSQILDSDIKPRPVSNSLGTTVMGVIRGSGRGAVNTFHASSDAGGSISSDITASTSVLMTNTETHTASTPFKTDLSSLGSYASPAVSGSAKRRFSEAPGQSQYRDRAAERRSLYGSTSSLPNDGLDTTGEYSSRKGSSEMGSMPFPPGVGERSVGESDNTENYEVITADRAIDENNVGNRILRNMGWQEGLGLGKDGSGIKEPVQAKPGDVRAGLGSQQKRAADPSLEARAGDSYKTIIQKKAIARFREMS